The proteins below come from a single Synechococcus sp. MW101C3 genomic window:
- a CDS encoding helicase-related protein, which produces MNNSGLRDNHSRGTVADFLRTKIQSGSNLSIVSAYFTIYAYDALKAELECIEHLDFLFGEPSFVNRLDPSKIEKKAFIIDNEGLELSSKLQQKRVAKLCADWIERKVDIKTIKQSNLLHGKMYHVATAGVEEAILGSSNFTVRGLGLSKDSNNVELNLIVDSNRDRHELKQWFDELWANETLVKDVKQDVLNYLKQLYENNTPEFIYYKTLFHIFEKFLSDAGKTDIDLSKTSLFETGIWKTLFEFQKDGAKGAINKILSHNGCIIADSVGLGKTYEALAVIKYFELKNERVLVLCPKKLRENWTVFKANSFLNPFLEDRFRYDVVSHTDLSRETGYSGDINLATLNWGNYDLIVIDESHNFRNNTIGRKDDLGNIVRKSRYQRLMGDIINSGVRTKVLLLSATPVNNDLKDLRNQIYFITENRDDAFSESIGVASLRETLAAAQKTFTTWAKKQTYERKTGELLEKLNTGFFKLLDELTIARSRKHILKYYKATIAQLGGFPKREQPISVYPEIHLKGRFLSYDKLNDEIDAYTLSLYNPSRYVLEHHKAEYENRGTSNITQAMRENHLIGMMKVNFLKRLESSVKSFEITIERTISKIEDLEKKIDTFQALQRQKGELDEIEIEIDDPGHDEELEDASQVGNNLKFHLSHLQLDGDDGWLKALKNDKDQLLTLYNAAKGVTPETDAKLAELKKLIAAKISKPSINKLGEPNRKVLVFTAFADTATYLYHALLSWASKELGIHMALVCGGGDTRTTFGERSYDQILTNFSPRAKNRAKIPSMPQTEEIELLIATDCISEGQNLQDCDYLINYDIHWNPVRIIQRFGRIDRIGSVNPSVHLVNFWPTEDLNKYINLKNRVEARMALVDLSATFEDNVLQNEEIEDIISEDLRYRDKQLLRLKDEVLDLDDLGDSVSLTEFTLDDFRLELLKYIEANKAALDAAPFGLYTCVPPNAEYKIIGPGVIFCFRQKVQGGADLDSTPSLIDGINPLHPHFLVYILDDGNVRYGFASTKQILDIYRILCSEKTVPYTQLCNIFDLETNHGNEMKAYDTLLHRAVDSIAATYRKRAASSLQADRSFVLPNAQDQVHSKTDLEIVTWLVIKAP; this is translated from the coding sequence GTGAATAACTCTGGTCTACGTGACAACCATTCCAGGGGAACGGTCGCAGATTTTTTGCGTACGAAAATTCAGAGCGGATCTAACCTATCAATCGTATCTGCTTACTTCACCATCTACGCCTACGATGCGCTCAAGGCGGAACTTGAATGCATCGAACATCTTGATTTCCTTTTTGGTGAGCCATCCTTTGTGAATCGTCTGGATCCAAGTAAAATCGAGAAAAAAGCCTTCATCATAGACAATGAAGGCTTAGAGCTTTCCAGCAAACTCCAGCAGAAACGTGTTGCAAAGTTATGCGCTGACTGGATTGAGCGAAAGGTTGACATCAAAACAATCAAGCAATCTAATCTACTGCATGGAAAAATGTATCACGTTGCAACTGCTGGCGTTGAAGAAGCTATCCTCGGCAGTTCCAACTTTACCGTAAGAGGATTGGGCCTTAGCAAAGATAGCAACAATGTCGAGTTAAACCTCATCGTAGATAGCAACCGTGATAGGCATGAGCTTAAGCAGTGGTTCGATGAGCTTTGGGCAAACGAGACACTAGTGAAAGATGTAAAGCAGGATGTGCTCAACTATCTCAAACAGCTCTACGAGAACAACACTCCAGAGTTTATATACTATAAAACACTCTTTCATATCTTCGAAAAGTTTCTTAGTGACGCTGGGAAGACTGATATCGATCTAAGCAAGACTAGCTTATTTGAGACTGGAATATGGAAAACGCTGTTCGAGTTTCAGAAGGACGGGGCCAAAGGTGCAATCAATAAAATACTCTCACACAATGGTTGCATAATTGCTGATAGCGTCGGTTTGGGTAAAACCTACGAGGCGCTAGCGGTCATTAAGTATTTTGAATTGAAAAATGAGCGTGTTCTTGTTCTTTGCCCAAAGAAGCTTCGCGAAAATTGGACGGTGTTCAAAGCTAATAGCTTTCTTAATCCTTTTCTAGAAGACCGCTTTCGCTACGATGTCGTTTCGCATACCGACCTAAGCCGAGAGACGGGCTACTCCGGAGATATCAATCTTGCGACATTGAACTGGGGTAACTATGATTTGATCGTCATTGACGAATCGCACAACTTCAGGAATAATACAATTGGACGAAAAGATGATTTGGGAAATATTGTCCGTAAGAGCCGCTACCAACGCCTAATGGGTGACATTATCAACTCCGGTGTCCGCACCAAGGTCCTTTTACTTTCCGCAACACCCGTTAACAACGACCTTAAAGATCTTCGAAATCAAATCTACTTTATTACAGAGAATCGTGATGATGCGTTTTCAGAATCTATCGGCGTCGCTAGCCTAAGAGAAACCCTTGCAGCGGCTCAGAAGACCTTTACTACTTGGGCAAAGAAGCAAACCTATGAGCGTAAGACTGGTGAACTACTTGAGAAGCTCAACACGGGATTCTTCAAACTCCTCGATGAACTGACAATCGCGCGCTCAAGGAAACACATTTTGAAGTACTATAAGGCCACTATAGCCCAGCTTGGTGGTTTTCCTAAGCGCGAGCAGCCAATTTCTGTCTATCCTGAAATCCATCTTAAAGGCCGCTTCCTCTCATACGACAAGCTGAATGATGAGATAGATGCCTATACCCTTTCCCTATATAATCCCTCCAGATACGTGCTGGAACATCACAAGGCAGAATACGAGAATAGGGGTACCTCAAACATCACTCAGGCGATGAGAGAGAATCACCTTATAGGCATGATGAAGGTTAACTTTCTTAAGCGCCTCGAAAGCTCCGTGAAGTCGTTCGAGATTACGATAGAACGCACTATATCTAAGATTGAAGATCTCGAGAAAAAGATCGATACTTTTCAAGCTTTGCAGAGGCAAAAAGGCGAACTCGATGAAATCGAAATTGAAATTGACGACCCAGGCCACGATGAGGAGCTAGAAGATGCCTCACAGGTTGGGAATAATCTTAAGTTCCATCTAAGTCATCTCCAGCTTGATGGAGATGATGGATGGCTTAAAGCACTGAAGAATGACAAGGACCAACTTCTTACTTTGTACAATGCCGCTAAGGGGGTTACACCCGAGACTGATGCCAAGCTTGCAGAATTGAAGAAGCTTATCGCTGCGAAGATCTCCAAGCCATCGATTAACAAGCTTGGAGAGCCAAACCGAAAAGTTCTTGTATTTACTGCTTTTGCAGATACCGCCACTTATCTATATCATGCGCTCCTGTCTTGGGCCAGCAAGGAACTAGGTATTCACATGGCGCTTGTTTGTGGAGGCGGAGATACCCGCACAACTTTCGGAGAACGATCATACGATCAGATTCTCACCAACTTTTCACCGCGCGCCAAGAATCGGGCCAAGATCCCTTCTATGCCTCAGACGGAAGAAATCGAACTTCTTATCGCCACTGACTGCATAAGTGAAGGTCAAAATCTTCAAGACTGCGATTATCTAATCAATTACGATATTCACTGGAATCCCGTCCGGATTATTCAGCGATTTGGCCGTATTGACCGCATAGGTAGTGTCAACCCAAGTGTTCACCTCGTCAATTTTTGGCCCACCGAAGATCTTAATAAGTACATAAACCTCAAGAACCGCGTCGAAGCTCGCATGGCTCTTGTCGACCTTTCTGCAACTTTCGAGGACAACGTTCTCCAAAACGAAGAAATCGAAGATATTATCTCTGAAGATCTCCGCTATCGAGACAAGCAGCTACTTAGGCTTAAAGACGAAGTTCTCGATCTCGATGACCTCGGAGACAGTGTCTCTCTAACAGAATTCACTCTCGATGACTTTCGCCTCGAGCTGCTCAAATACATCGAGGCTAACAAAGCCGCCTTAGATGCCGCGCCATTTGGTCTCTACACTTGTGTTCCGCCAAACGCTGAGTACAAGATCATTGGCCCCGGAGTCATCTTCTGCTTCAGACAGAAAGTCCAAGGCGGAGCCGATCTCGATTCAACGCCTTCGCTTATTGATGGCATCAATCCGCTTCACCCCCACTTCCTCGTATACATACTAGATGACGGTAACGTCCGCTACGGCTTCGCAAGCACAAAGCAGATACTTGACATCTATCGCATCCTCTGTTCCGAGAAGACGGTTCCATATACCCAGCTTTGTAACATCTTCGACCTGGAGACTAATCACGGTAATGAGATGAAGGCGTATGACACACTCCTTCATAGAGCAGTTGATTCTATTGCGGCAACCTACCGTAAAAGAGCCGCATCAAGTCTTCAGGCCGACCGTAGCTTTGTTCTTCCCAATGCTCAGGATCAAGTACACAGCAAGACTGACCTAGAGATCGTGACTTGGCTGGTCATCAAAGCACCATGA
- a CDS encoding YdiU family protein, with protein sequence MLDSLCADPQATVDGVDHQPRQVFSGHYVPVTPTPLPAPELVAHSSTLFHELGLSDSLVRDDQFRRLFSGDISVATEPMRPYGWATGYALSIYGSEYIQQCPFGTGNGYGDGRALSVFEGVFNGRRWEMQLKGGGPTPYCRGADGRAVLRSSVREFLAQEFMHALGLPTSRSLTLYASRSETVRRPWYSPNSRSFDPDILVNNPAAITTRVAPSFLRVGQLELFARRTRRQAHPEALNELRMIVAHLIERNYRQEIEPALEFSDQVLELAGLFRARLTSLVANWIRVGYCQGNFNSDNCAAGGYTLDYGPFGFCELFDPRFQPWTGGGEHFSFFNQPAAAEANFQMFWSALRPLLEDNTEALARLDQIRDGFAEAMQQELEAMWASKLGLISYDATLVNELLQLMVHSKVDYTIFFRRLSAIPEQLSALNESFYLPNSDELDAQWTQWLQRWRAQITANGNLNETSAAMKRVNPAVTWREWLIAPAYQQAAEGDTTAIQELQAVFRHPYAELSPELAATYDRLKPREFFNAGGVSHYSCSS encoded by the coding sequence TTGCTGGATTCGCTGTGCGCGGACCCGCAGGCCACGGTCGATGGCGTTGATCACCAGCCCCGTCAGGTGTTCTCCGGTCATTACGTGCCGGTCACGCCCACGCCGCTTCCAGCGCCAGAGCTGGTGGCACACAGCAGCACCCTCTTCCACGAGCTGGGCCTGAGCGACTCACTGGTCCGCGACGACCAGTTCCGGCGGCTGTTTTCCGGCGACATCAGCGTGGCCACAGAGCCGATGCGGCCCTACGGCTGGGCCACCGGTTATGCCCTCTCGATCTACGGCAGCGAATACATCCAGCAGTGCCCGTTCGGCACCGGCAACGGCTACGGCGATGGCCGGGCCCTTTCCGTGTTCGAAGGCGTCTTCAACGGCCGGCGTTGGGAGATGCAGCTGAAAGGCGGTGGGCCCACGCCCTATTGCCGTGGCGCCGATGGCCGCGCCGTGCTGCGCTCCAGCGTGCGCGAATTTCTGGCGCAGGAGTTCATGCACGCCCTGGGGTTGCCCACCTCCCGCTCCCTCACGCTTTATGCATCGCGATCCGAAACCGTGCGCCGGCCCTGGTATTCCCCGAACTCGCGCTCGTTCGATCCCGACATCCTGGTGAACAACCCGGCAGCGATCACCACCCGCGTGGCGCCCTCCTTCCTGCGGGTGGGCCAGCTGGAGCTGTTCGCCCGCCGCACCCGCCGCCAGGCCCATCCGGAGGCGCTCAACGAGCTGCGGATGATCGTGGCCCACTTGATCGAGCGCAACTACCGGCAGGAGATTGAACCGGCTCTGGAATTCAGCGACCAGGTGCTGGAGCTGGCGGGATTGTTCCGCGCGCGGCTCACTTCACTGGTGGCGAACTGGATCCGCGTGGGCTACTGCCAGGGCAATTTCAACAGCGACAACTGCGCGGCAGGCGGCTACACCCTCGACTACGGGCCCTTCGGCTTCTGTGAACTGTTCGATCCCAGATTTCAACCCTGGACCGGCGGCGGCGAGCATTTCAGCTTCTTCAATCAACCGGCAGCGGCTGAAGCCAACTTCCAGATGTTCTGGTCCGCCCTGCGGCCACTGCTCGAGGACAACACGGAGGCGCTGGCCAGGCTGGATCAGATCCGCGACGGCTTCGCCGAAGCGATGCAGCAGGAGCTCGAGGCGATGTGGGCCAGCAAGCTTGGCCTGATCTCCTACGACGCCACGTTGGTGAACGAGCTGCTGCAACTGATGGTGCACTCCAAGGTCGACTACACGATCTTTTTCCGCAGGCTGTCTGCCATCCCCGAGCAACTCTCCGCTCTGAATGAGAGCTTCTACCTGCCGAATTCAGATGAGCTCGATGCGCAATGGACGCAGTGGTTGCAACGCTGGCGTGCTCAGATCACGGCCAATGGCAACCTCAACGAGACATCTGCAGCGATGAAGCGTGTGAACCCTGCAGTGACCTGGCGTGAATGGCTGATCGCACCGGCTTATCAACAGGCTGCCGAAGGCGACACCACAGCGATCCAGGAGTTGCAGGCGGTGTTCCGCCATCCCTACGCAGAGTTGAGCCCGGAACTGGCGGCCACCTACGACCGCCTCAAGCCCAGGGAGTTCTTCAATGCCGGAGGAGTGTCCCACTACAGCTGCTCGTCCTGA
- a CDS encoding nucleotidyltransferase family protein, protein MDTVAPLLPLLADRLEPLRHLCNRYGVDRLEVFGSAAKGLFDPASSDLDFIVQMTGQREPGYARRFCSFADELEALFGRPVDLLTESMIHNPYFRKDVDASRRLLLEL, encoded by the coding sequence ATGGACACGGTTGCCCCGCTGCTGCCCTTACTGGCCGATCGGTTGGAGCCGCTCAGGCACCTCTGCAACCGCTATGGCGTGGATCGGCTCGAAGTGTTCGGCTCGGCGGCGAAGGGCCTGTTCGACCCCGCCAGCAGTGACCTGGACTTCATCGTGCAGATGACAGGCCAACGGGAGCCTGGCTACGCCCGACGCTTCTGTTCCTTCGCCGATGAATTGGAAGCCCTCTTCGGCCGTCCGGTCGATCTCTTGACGGAATCCATGATCCACAATCCCTATTTCCGGAAGGACGTGGACGCCTCACGCCGGCTTCTCCTGGAACTCTGA
- a CDS encoding DUF3427 domain-containing protein encodes MQQHFRPYAYQQEILDKLTAERSLHGRWRNLVVAATGTGKTVIAALDYARQGGPGHPSLLFVAHRREILQQSLATLRQVLRDCSFGELLVDGQRPSQWRHVFASVQSLAGLDPADLAPDTFDVVIVDEFHHAASASYERWLRHLAPVLLLGLTATPERTGGEDILHWFDGRIAAELRLWSALEQGLLCPFHYFGLHDGTDLSQIEWRRNGYATEALTNLYTADDARLRLILRELGDKVTNLDSMRALGFCVSVEHAHWMARKFVAAGLRAAALDASSPREQRAEQIRRLRSGELQILFAVDLFNEGLDIPEIDTVLFLRPTESAIVFLQQLGRGLRLCRGKSCLTVLDFIGQAHRNFRFDLRYRALLGGTRDQLEQQINDGFPFLPAGCSLQLDRVSSERVLANLRESLPSRRPELLKEARRLGRCSLAALLEGLGMELGEFYKVAGSWALLQRELGWVAAGAATGDEERLGRGIAGGLLHLDDPERLRWLMDQLQRPVAPDPAALDPEAERRWRMLMAQLWGSGRQHLPLAEALVRLWAAPAIRAELVELFALLLERTDHLVAPLAWPFLADGEPTPSVPLGLHGRYSRAEVFAAFGLLNEARPFPGREGVFFDEATCCDVFFITLKKSERLFSPTTRYNDYAISPWELHWESQSNTRETSSTGQRYIHHVERGSRVMVFVREENKRGGATLPFLFLGFADYVSHQGERPMAIRWRLQRAIPAAFVPELALAV; translated from the coding sequence TTGCAGCAGCACTTCCGCCCCTACGCCTACCAGCAGGAGATCCTCGACAAGCTGACGGCCGAGCGCAGCCTCCATGGCCGCTGGCGCAACCTGGTGGTGGCCGCCACCGGCACGGGCAAAACTGTGATCGCCGCCCTCGATTACGCCCGCCAGGGCGGTCCGGGTCACCCGAGCCTGCTGTTCGTGGCCCACCGGCGCGAGATCCTGCAGCAGAGCCTCGCCACCCTCCGCCAGGTGCTGCGCGATTGCTCCTTCGGCGAGCTGCTGGTGGATGGCCAGCGCCCCAGCCAGTGGCGCCATGTGTTCGCCTCGGTGCAATCGCTCGCTGGGCTGGATCCGGCGGACCTGGCGCCGGACACGTTCGACGTGGTGATCGTCGATGAATTCCACCACGCCGCCTCCGCCAGCTACGAGCGCTGGCTGCGCCACCTGGCGCCCGTCCTGCTGCTGGGCCTCACCGCCACCCCCGAGCGCACCGGCGGCGAGGACATCCTCCATTGGTTCGATGGCCGCATCGCCGCTGAGCTGCGCCTCTGGAGCGCCTTGGAGCAGGGCCTGCTGTGCCCCTTCCACTACTTCGGCCTCCACGACGGCACCGATCTTTCGCAAATCGAATGGCGCCGCAACGGCTATGCCACAGAAGCCCTCACCAACCTCTACACCGCCGACGACGCCCGCCTGCGCCTGATCCTGCGCGAACTGGGAGACAAGGTCACCAACCTGGATTCGATGCGGGCCCTGGGCTTCTGCGTGAGCGTGGAGCACGCCCATTGGATGGCCCGCAAGTTCGTGGCCGCCGGCCTGCGCGCCGCTGCCCTCGATGCCTCCAGCCCCCGGGAGCAGCGCGCCGAGCAGATCCGCCGCCTGCGCTCCGGCGAGCTGCAAATCCTGTTCGCCGTCGATCTGTTCAACGAAGGCCTCGACATCCCCGAGATCGACACGGTGCTGTTCCTGCGCCCCACCGAGAGCGCCATCGTGTTCCTGCAGCAGCTCGGCCGGGGTCTGCGCCTCTGCCGGGGCAAGAGCTGCCTCACGGTGCTGGACTTCATCGGCCAGGCGCACCGGAACTTCCGCTTCGACCTTCGCTACCGCGCCCTGCTCGGCGGCACGCGCGACCAGCTGGAACAGCAGATCAACGACGGGTTTCCCTTCCTGCCGGCCGGCTGCAGCCTGCAGCTCGATCGGGTGTCCAGCGAGCGGGTGCTTGCCAATTTGCGCGAGTCGCTGCCCAGCCGTCGGCCCGAGTTGCTCAAGGAAGCCCGCCGCCTCGGGCGCTGTTCGCTGGCGGCGTTGCTGGAGGGGCTGGGGATGGAGCTGGGGGAGTTTTACAAGGTGGCGGGCTCTTGGGCGTTGCTGCAGCGGGAGTTGGGGTGGGTGGCGGCGGGGGCGGCCACCGGCGATGAGGAGCGGCTGGGGCGGGGGATCGCTGGCGGCCTGCTGCATCTCGATGACCCGGAGCGGTTGCGTTGGCTGATGGATCAGCTGCAGCGACCCGTGGCGCCCGATCCGGCGGCTTTGGATCCTGAGGCCGAGCGCCGCTGGCGGATGCTGATGGCCCAGCTGTGGGGCAGCGGCCGCCAGCACCTGCCCCTGGCAGAGGCGTTGGTGCGGCTCTGGGCCGCCCCGGCCATCCGCGCCGAGCTGGTGGAGCTGTTCGCGCTGCTGCTGGAGCGCACCGATCACCTGGTGGCGCCCCTCGCCTGGCCCTTTCTTGCCGATGGCGAACCAACCCCGTCGGTGCCGCTTGGCCTACACGGCCGCTACTCCCGCGCCGAGGTGTTCGCCGCCTTTGGGCTGCTGAACGAGGCCCGACCCTTCCCCGGCCGTGAGGGGGTGTTTTTCGATGAGGCCACCTGCTGCGACGTCTTCTTCATCACGCTCAAGAAGAGTGAGCGGTTGTTCTCCCCTACCACCCGGTACAACGACTACGCCATCTCCCCGTGGGAGCTCCACTGGGAGAGCCAGAGCAACACGCGGGAAACCTCATCCACGGGGCAGAGATACATCCACCACGTTGAGCGCGGCAGTCGGGTGATGGTGTTTGTGCGGGAGGAGAACAAGCGCGGCGGGGCGACGCTGCCGTTCCTGTTCCTGGGGTTCGCGGATTACGTGAGCCACCAGGGCGAGCGGCCGATGGCGATCCGCTGGCGGCTGCAGCGGGCGATTCCGGCGGCGTTCGTGCCGGAGTTGGCGTTGGCGGTGTGA
- a CDS encoding DUF86 domain-containing protein, which translates to MEAIEAIERFIENCTLDHYLDDELIQSAVERKFEIIGEALKRALEADPSVLVIIPDVRRIVGLRNRIIHVHEAVDQLILWDSIQNDLPGLRCSLMAALDKDPPTT; encoded by the coding sequence TTGGAGGCAATCGAAGCAATTGAACGCTTCATCGAGAACTGCACGCTTGACCACTACCTTGACGATGAGCTGATCCAATCAGCTGTGGAGCGCAAATTCGAAATCATCGGAGAGGCTCTCAAGCGAGCACTTGAAGCCGATCCAAGTGTGCTCGTGATCATTCCAGATGTACGCCGCATCGTTGGATTACGGAACAGAATCATCCATGTGCACGAAGCCGTGGATCAGCTGATTCTCTGGGATTCGATCCAGAATGACCTGCCTGGCCTGAGATGCTCTCTCATGGCAGCGTTGGACAAGGATCCTCCCACCACTTAG